One region of Termitidicoccus mucosus genomic DNA includes:
- a CDS encoding site-specific integrase has protein sequence MKQKKSAFTIKPFKNRNSVISFRVAGWLLGERIRKNFKTREDAIAERAALELRQLQSQSNLRGASTFLTEAQLREAEAAFLRLEKARRPLTFYLDYALANYREPEAALKIADAVTTYMKARKEDVQQALIGKRQLRNIRLELTEFQRHFPTQTLAEAGTEALHAYIRRDDGALKTQNNRRGVLCAFFNHAVRKEWVGGNPVAKIPRNRIEHNRGSAEALTAERAAQLMAHVETVHDGAFVPFFALCLFAGIRPEGEISKLPAADVRLENSAITIEPWVSKVNMRRLITIQPNLAAWLKAYPLDEYPVIPPKDKMKTSPKAHAHPPAVWHRARRAEAHVYFDACWKIPLDGRHGVAGGQLGKHHPPPLPERDHPAGGRGILCHHADASRRAAGGASAAGSECARARVRPAKPARRINPQPGGE, from the coding sequence ATGAAACAAAAAAAATCTGCCTTCACCATCAAGCCGTTCAAGAATCGCAACAGCGTGATTTCGTTCCGCGTGGCCGGCTGGTTGCTCGGCGAGCGCATCCGCAAGAACTTCAAGACCCGCGAGGACGCCATTGCAGAGCGCGCCGCGCTCGAACTGCGCCAGCTCCAGTCGCAATCCAACCTTCGAGGCGCGAGCACGTTTCTGACCGAGGCGCAGTTGCGCGAGGCGGAGGCCGCGTTTCTTAGGCTGGAGAAGGCACGGCGTCCGCTCACGTTCTACCTCGACTACGCGCTGGCCAATTACCGCGAGCCCGAGGCCGCATTGAAAATCGCCGATGCCGTCACGACTTACATGAAGGCGCGCAAGGAGGACGTGCAACAGGCGTTGATAGGCAAACGGCAGTTGCGGAACATCCGGCTGGAGCTGACGGAGTTCCAGCGGCATTTTCCGACGCAGACGCTTGCGGAGGCGGGCACGGAGGCATTGCACGCCTACATCCGGCGCGACGACGGGGCGCTGAAGACGCAGAACAACCGGCGCGGCGTGCTGTGCGCGTTTTTCAACCATGCGGTGCGCAAGGAATGGGTGGGCGGCAACCCGGTGGCCAAAATCCCGCGCAACCGCATCGAGCACAATCGCGGCAGCGCGGAGGCGCTGACGGCGGAGCGCGCCGCGCAACTCATGGCGCATGTGGAGACTGTCCACGACGGAGCATTCGTGCCGTTTTTCGCGTTGTGCCTGTTTGCCGGTATCCGGCCCGAGGGGGAGATTTCCAAGCTGCCCGCCGCCGACGTGCGCTTGGAAAACAGCGCCATCACCATCGAGCCGTGGGTGTCCAAGGTGAACATGCGCCGTCTCATCACCATCCAGCCAAATCTTGCCGCATGGCTCAAAGCCTATCCGCTGGACGAATACCCCGTCATTCCGCCCAAGGATAAAATGAAAACATCGCCAAAAGCTCACGCGCATCCGCCGGCAGTTTGGCATCGGGCACGACGTGCTGAGGCACACGTTTATTTCGATGCATGTTGGAAAATTCCGCTCGATGGGCGACACGGCGTTGCAGGCGGGCAACTCGGAAAGCATCATCCGCCGCCATTACCTGAACGTGACCACCCCGCAGGAGGCCGGGGCATTCTTTGCCATCATGCCGATGCTTCGCGCCGTGCCGCAGGCGGAGCCAGCGCCGCAGGCAGCGAGTGCGCCCGAGCCCGCGTCCGACCCGCAAAACCGGCTCGCCGCATAAATCCGCAACCGGGCGGGGAGTGA